In Rutidosis leptorrhynchoides isolate AG116_Rl617_1_P2 unplaced genomic scaffold, CSIRO_AGI_Rlap_v1 contig224, whole genome shotgun sequence, a single genomic region encodes these proteins:
- the LOC139882080 gene encoding F-box protein CPR1-like, which produces MEITYLPPELIRETLSRLPVRSLLRFRCVSNPFCSTIDGDDFVKHHFSQSLKNNVNFSLVFTCADIVFYQYDSLENPVLIENPLKTGPNAKDSFYPIGFCNGLICLERTDGYTAFLNIATRKHRILPCFEDGIHYFQMFGYDPSIHDYKLIRVFRTKVMVYSLKENAWRKLKKGFPYPFAISLLGCQMVMRFGLSTEEFDEVPLPDSLLPNENYLYLAMLGEFLCVASYCVQGPATTDIWVMKDYGIKDSWTKLFSLFLPQDRLMGSIPKVVPVAYSLNRDNILLKIITGYTGSSQSTTLVWYDLKEKKIDMLGKLNETLPTYFYGGTIVETLVSLEVVQEKKKEQQTRVAQVFIFV; this is translated from the exons CCGATTGCCTGTGAGGTCTCTGCTCCGATTCAGGTGTGTTTCGAATCCCTTTTGCTCAacaatagatggtgatgatttcgtCAAACACCATTTTTCTCAGTCCTTGAAGAACAACGTTAATTTCTCCCTCGTCTTTACTTGTGCTGACATCGTGTTCTACCAGTATGATTCGCTCGAGAACCCTGTGTTAATCGAAAACCCATTGAAAACTGGACCCAACGCCAAGGATTCCTTCTATCCAATCGGGTTTTGCAACGGCCTGATCTGCCTCGAGAGAACCGATGGATACACTGCGTTCCTCAACATCGCCACGAGAAAGCACCGGATTTTGCCTTGCTTCGAGGATGGAATTCACTATTTCCAAATGTTTGGTTATGATCCTTCCATTCATGACTACAAGCTCATTAGGGTTTTTAGAACCAAAGTTATGGTTTATAGCCTAAAAGAAAATGCTTGGAGGAAGCTTAAAAAAGGTTTTCCTTATCCGTTTG CGATTTCACTGCTCGGATGTCAAATGGTAATGCGTTTTGGTTTATCCACGGAGGAGTTCGATGAGGTGCCATTGCCTGATTCTCTCCTTCCAAACGAAAATTACCTGTATTTGGCGATGTTAGGAGAATTTCTTTGTGTAGCTTCTTATTGTGTGCAAGGACCGGCCACTACAGATATATGGGTGATGAAAGATTATGGTATAAAAGATTCTTGGACGAAGCTGTTTTCTCTATTCTTACCTCAAGATAGACTAATGGGATCAATTCCCAAGGTAGTCCCAGTGGCATATTCCTTGAACAGAGATAATATCCTGCTGAAAATCATCACTGGTTATACAGGTTCATCACAATCTACAACTTTGGTTTGGTATGACTTGAAGGAGAAAAAGATAGACATGTTAGGAAAATTGAACGAGACGCTGCCAACATATTTCTATGGAGGTACCATTGTGGAGACCCTTGTTTCACTAGAAGTAGTGCAAGAGAAAAAGAAAGAGCAGCAAACAAGGGTTGCACAAGTCTTTATTTTCGTCTGA
- the LOC139882081 gene encoding trihelix transcription factor GT-2-like, whose product MEIISGGDHQLFFAAEAEMAPFPEVVATRTTDVDFASSSDNNNQTTASEMMTVMMNRPPPAKKLRPIRRSPEPTAQNMSIHDGLEILGLDPVRPIPTHDSLEDEFGSSSDDEFDDGNGGDSSMSIKENRKRKRKSSKKIERVMKSLVRKVLQKQEQMHQQLIDVMQQREKERNLREEEWRKHEMERIKRDEEMRAQEISRNKALISIVQNLLGVQIEIPQPLTSVPPSDVERRKSKQQQLRDLTSSSADQMNKRWPDAEIQALITLRASLEQKFRQMGPKPSIWDEISVGMQNMGYNRTAKKCKEKWENINKYFRKTVENGKKPHENGKTCPYFHELSMLYKNGVLSGSPLNHTNDENVAKIERP is encoded by the exons ATGGAGATAATTTCGGGTGGCGACCACCAGTTGTTCTTCGCAGCTGAGGCGGAGATGGCGCCATTCCCGGAGGTGGTGGCGACGAGGACAACAGATGTAGATTTCGCTTCTTCCTCTGACAACAACAACCAGACGACGGCGTCGGAAATGATGACGGTGATGATGAATCGGCCACCACCAGCTAAAAAACTCCGACCCATTAGGAGATCACCGGAACCCACTGCTCAGAACATGTCGATTCATGATGGGTTGGAGATTTTGGGACTCGACCCGGTTCGTCCGATTCCGACCCATGATTCATTGGAAGATGAATTCGG CTCATCATCCGATGACGAATTTGACGATGGCAATGGCGGGGATTCATCCATGTCCATCAAAGAGAATCGAAAGAGAAAGCGAAAATCGAGCAAGAAGATAGAGCGAGTAATGAAAAGTTTGGTAAGGAAGGTTTTGCAGAAACAGGAACAAATGCATCAGCAATTGATAGATGTGATGCAACAAAGGGAAAAGGAAAGAAATCTGAGGGAAGAAGAATGGAGGAAGCATGAAATGGAAAGAATCAAAAGGGATGAAGAAATGAGAGCACAAGAGATTTCGCGCAACAAAGCTCTCATTTCCATTGTCCAGAATCTATTAGGCGTTCAAATCGAGATTCCTCAACCATTAACGTCTGTCCCACCGTCCGACGTAGAAAGACGCAAAAGTAAGCAGCAACAACTCAGAGACTTGACGTCGTCGTCGGCTGATCAAATGAATAAGAGATGGCCAGATGCTGAAATTCAAGCACTCATAACGCTTCGAGCTTCTCTCGAGCAAAAGTTCCGTCAAATGGGCCCCAAACCATCGATTTGGGACGAGATTTCAGTCGGGATGCAAAATATGGGTTACAATCGGACTGCTAAGAAGTGCAAAGAGAAATGGGAGAACATCAACAAATACTTCAGAAAAACAGTCGAAAATGGGAAGAAGCCTCATGAGAATGGGAAAACTTGCCCGTATTTTCATGAACTTAGCATGCTTTATAAGAATGGAGTTCTTTCTGGAAGTCCATTGAACCATACAAATGACGAGAATGTCGCCAAGATTGAAAGGCCATAG
- the LOC139882082 gene encoding nudix hydrolase 2-like gives MEPLEFVSVLEASIQLWKNQGKKGIWIKLPIEHANLIESAVKQGFWYHHAEPKYLMLVNWLPGGSHTLPANATHRVGIGAFVMNKKREILVVQEKGGKLKGTGFWKIPTGVVEEGEDICTAAVREVKEETGVDTEFIEVLAFRQSHKAYFEKSDLFFVCLSRPLSSAIQMQETEIEAAQWMSCEEYAATPFVKKHELAKYIVDICLARIDGKYPGFSAVPTTSDFNKDKSVMYLDTKALYNK, from the exons ATGGAGCCTTTGGAGTTTGTTTCGGTACTCGAAGCCTCGATTCAGCTTTGGAAGAACCAG GGTAAAAAGGGAATATGGATCAAACTTCCGATTGAGCACGCTAATCTCATTGAATCAGCAGTGAAG CAAGGATTTTGGTACCACCATGCAGAACCAAAATATCTGATGCTTGTAAACTGGCTTCCGGGAGGATCTCATACTCTTCCTGCAAATGCTACACATAGAGTCGGTATTGGGGCATTTGTCATGAATAAAAAGAGAGAG ATCCTCGTAGTACAAGAAAAGGGTGGAAAACTTAAAGGCACAGGATTTTGGAAAATCCCTACCGGTGTTGTTGAAGAG GGGGAAGATATTTGTACAGCAGCAGTAAGAGAAGTCAAAGAAGAAACCGGA GTCGATACAGAATTTATCGAAGTATTAGCATTCAG ACAAAGCCATAAGGCATACTTTGAGAAGTCAGATTTGTTCTTCGTCTGCTTGTCACGTCCTCTTTCGTCCGCAATACAGATGCAGGAAACAGAAATAGAGGCAGCTCAG TGGATGTCCTGTGAAGAATATGCAGCCACGCCATTTGTGAAGAAACACGAGCTTGCAAAGTACATTGTCGATATATGCTTGGCGAGGATAGATGGAAAATATCCTGGATTTTCAGCTGTCCCGACCACCTCAGATTTCAACAAGGACAAGAGTGTCATGTACTTAGATACCAAAGCACTTTACAACAAGTAA